The window GCCCCGCCAAGGTCGCGGTCGTCGCCTCCGGACTTCTCGGCACGATCAACGGCTCCTCGGTCGCGAACGTCGCTACGACTGGGACCTTTACGATTCCCCTTATGAAGAAGGTTGGCTATCCGCCCTACTACGCCGGAGCGGTAGAGGCCTGCGCCTCTACGGGCGGTCAGCTGATGCCCCCTATCATGGGCGCCGGCGCATTCATAATGAGCGAATTCCTGAATATACCCTATCTTTCGATTGCGGCGGCGGCGATAATCCCGGCGATGATCTATTACACCGCGATATTCACGAACGTCCACATCCGCGCCCGCAAGCAGAGGCTGAGCGGAATCCCGAAGGAAGAGCTGCCGAGCGTCAAGGGCGTAATGAAATCTGACGGACACCTTATTATTCCGGTCATCGTCATCATCGTTACGCTGCTTATGAAGTACACGCCCCTCCGAGCCGGCTTCATCGGCGTCGTGTCCGTCATACTCGTGAGCTCGCTCAAAAAGAATACGAGAATGTCGCTGAAGGACAACTTCAACGCGCTCGTCGAAGGCGCGCGCGGCGGCCTCGGGGTCGCGCTGGCGTGCGCGCTCGTGGGCTTCATAGTAGGCACGTCGTCGCTGACGTCGCTCGGCCTCACGATCTCGAACAACATAATCGACATCTCCGGCGGAAAGCTGCTGCTGACGCTCGTCATGGCGATGGTCGCGTGCCTCGTGCTCGGCATGGGTCTTCCGACGACGGCGAACTACATCGTCTGCAGCACGATAATCGCGCCGGCGCTCGTCGGCATGAACGTAATACCGATAGCGGCGCATCTGTTCGTCTTCTACTTCGGCATCATGGCTGACCTGACGCCGCCAGTCTGCCTCGCGGCCTTTACCGGGGCCGGCATAGCGGGCGCGAGTCCGGCGAAGACTGGCGTTACGGCGACGCGGATCGCTCTTGCGTCGTACCTGCTGCCGTACTGCTTCGTCTATAATCCGATGCTGCTGTTGCAGCACGTAGAGCCCGTGGAGCTCGCGGTGCTTGTGGTATCCGCGCTTCTCGGCGTAGTTGCGCTCGCAGGTTCGTTCGAGGGCTGGTTCTACCGCGACATGAAGCCCTATGAGAGGATAGCCTTCGGTGTGCTCGCGCTCGCTTCTATCCACCACAACTTCACGGTCAGCGTCGTTTCGATAATCGGGATAGTGGTAGTGATTATTTATCTCAAAAAGACGACGAAGAAAACCGATGCCGCGGCGGCGGCGTAGAAGCAAATCAGCGTATTTGCCCTAAAACGTAGGCGGCGCCCTCCCATTCTATTTTCGGGAGGGCGTTGCCGGTTATTTATGATCTGTGATAAAGCGTATATTGGCGAGCAAATGTTGATAATGACTTATTACAGAGTAGTTAAGTAAAGACTGGCAACGCCTCCAAGGCTATTCCTGCGTTGTGCGAAATCCGCTCTCTTGTCGAAAGGGCCGGTCTTTTATTGTATAATCTACCAGCGGGAGGTGCGGCCAGAATGTCGTCGCAGTTTTACACTATACTCGCGGTCGTTGCGGGAAGCGCCGCAGGCTACAAAATGAATTTTCCCGCGGGGGCGATGGTCGGAGGGCTTCTTGCAGGGCTCGCGGTCAAGGCGGTGCTCACTCTCGGCCTTGAACCTAAGCTCGACTGGCTTTCTTTTCTTTCTCAGACGCTCGTCGCGATCGTGCTGGTGCGCGGCAGCGATTTCTCTTCTCTGAGGGATCTGCCGAAATATCTTCCGGCCGCTTTTGCCTACAGTATGATGTTGCTTGTCTTTACGCTCGGCATGGCGTGGCTTTTCTCGCATCTCTGCAAAATGGATTTCCTGACCTCGTTATTTGCTACGACGCCCGGCGGACTGACGGGCATCGCGGTCGTAGCGGTCGATATCGGCGCGGATCCTGCTATTTCGGTGCTTTTTAACATCTGCCGCATCGTCACAGTGCTCATCGCGGTGCCCATACTCGCTAATCTGATCGTTAAGCATTGAGGATATTATGCATAAGGGACAGCCTCTCATCTGGCATTCGCTCAGCGCCTTCAAGACGATCGTCCGCGCGCTGCCGCACGAAAAAGCGGTGGCCTTGGGCGGCGCGCTCGGCGCTTTAGTCGCGAAGCTGACGCCGAAAAAATTCCGCGAAGCCTGCGCACGCTGCGAAAAAGTTCTCGGCGTCTCTCAGGAGCGCGCGGAGGAGATAGTTAGAGGCGCGTACCGCCACTTCGGCAGCGCGGCGGCGGAGTTCGCGCGCATGCCCCTTGTGGCTGGCAATATCGATTCTCTCGTGTCTTGCAGCGGGCTCAAATACGTGCGCTACGCGGTGGAGTCGAAGCGCGGCGCTATACTTGCGACGGCCCACATTGGCAACTGGGAGTACGGCGCGGCGTGGCTCGCGCATCAGGGGCTGCCGGTGAACGCGCTCGGCGCGGACCAGCGCGACGATAGGATCACAGAGCTGATAAGGGAGCTGCGTCAGGCCGGCGGGACTAAGGCGCTTGGCAAAGCCGAGGACCTTAAGGCGATGATAGGCGCGCTGAAGAGGGGCGAGGTCATAGCTGTACCGATAGACCAGGACGCAAAGGAGTTCGGCGTCGTTTCGCCGTTCCTTGGCTTTCCCGCTAGCACGCCGACGGGTCCCGAGAAGCTCGCCGCGCGCCTCGGCTGCGACGTGATACCCAGCTTCTGCATAAGGCGCCCTGACGGAGTGACGTTCGAAATGAAATTTTATCCGCCGATGAAGGGCAAAAACGGCGCGCCCTTCGGCAGAGAAACGCAGAGCGACGCCGACGACCTCAACGCGGTGATCTCCAGGGAGATAGCGCTTCATCCGGAGCAGTGGATGTGGATGTATCCGCGCTGGGAGTCCGTGGAGCGTGGTATCTTCGATGATCGCGGGAATTGACCCTGGGCGCTGGAAGACGGGCGTCGCCTTCGCCGAAGGCGGCGGCGAATTGCTCTTTTCCGCGATAGTGCCCTCTGAGAAAGCGGAGGTCCTCGTCTCGGCGTTCAAAAGCGGCGAGTGGGGCGCGCTCGATCGGTGGGGGCTTGAGGGCGAAATCAAAAATATCGCGGGACTTACCGCGGAAAAAATTTATGTCGGCGGCGGCACGTCGTCGAAAGAGTTCACGAAGAACTTTCCTCTTGAATATATAACAGTGGACGAATACGGGACGACGCTCGCCGCGCGGAAAATATACTGGCGGCTGCACAGGCCGCGCGGTATCATGAAGCTCATACCGACGTCGCTGCGCACGCCGCCGAGAAACGTAGACGACCTCGCCGCCTACGCGATAATATTAAAGGCCTGCGCCGATTAATCTGACGTTCACGCCGCAGCCGACGAGCTCTTCGCCGAGGCTTTCGGCGGCGGCCCGCGTCGCGGCGCGGTAAATGCGCGAGATGCAGTTTTCCTCTTCGTGCGGCAGCGCTATGATTATTTCCGCATCCCCGCGCCCGAGCATATATGGCAGCGCGCAGCCGCAGAGCGCGAAAAGCGCGTTTATCGCCGCGGTATGCTCCGTCAGTTCGTCATATGAAAGGTCGAGCAGCAGACGCCCGTGAGCCGAAAGCCCGGGCGCGAAGACGAGCCTGTCTATGCCGCCCAAAGCTTCTGCACAGGCGACGACGGCGGGCGCGATCGCTTCGAGCGTAAAAGCGACGGCGACGCATTTCCCCACGCAGCTGAAAGCGCCGCCGGGCGCGCCCTCAAGCGCGCCGCTTCCTTCTTCCCTTTCCGTGAAAAAGATATCCCCGCCCTCCAGCAGGGGCAAGAGCCTGGAAATGTCCCGCGGGGCGAAGGGCAGGAATATTTTTTTATTTCTTCTTCTTTGCTGCTGCATTATCCGGCGCCGGCAGTGCCTCTTCTTTATCCTTCAGCTTGCGCAGCACGTCGCGGTAGCCGTCGGAGCCGTATTCGACGAATTTTTTGACTCTGCTGATCGTCGCCGTGCTCGCGCCGGTCGCCTGTACGATCTGCGGGTAGGAAAGACCCTTTAGCAGCAGGTTGGCGACCTGGAGCCTCTGCGAGAACGCCTTGATCTCGGAAAATGTGGCCACGTCTTCGAGAAAACGATATGCCTCGTCCCTGTCGGTTATCGCGACTATAGAGTCGCATAGCTGATCGGTAAACTCATCTTTCCATTTGTTCGACATGATTTCCCCTCCTACGATAATTTAAGACTTTATCCTTAGACTATATTAAAATAATATCCTAATTTTTAAAAAAGTCAAGTCAGTTTAACATGATGTCTGTGGATCATGAAAGATACGGAAAAGGCGAATTGAAATAGAAAGGAGCGCTTCGCAGCATAAAACGTTCAAAGAGTGGTACAATACAACGCAACTGTTAATTGCGGAAGAGAAAATTTGACGGAGGAATATAAATGGCAAAGAACATCACCCCCAAAGAAAAAGATTACTCGCAGTGGTACCTCGACGTCATACGCGCCGCGGAGATGGCCGACTACGCGCCTGTGCGCGGCTGCATGGTGATGCGCCCGACGGGCTACGCGATATGGGAAATGGTGCAGAAATATTTTGACGACGCGTTCAAGGAGACGGGGCACGTCAACGCGGCCTTTCCGCTCCTTATCCCACAGTCCTTCCTTTCGAAGGAGGCCGAGCACGTCGAAGGCTTTGCGCCGGAATGCGCGGTCGTGACTCACGCGGGCGGCGAGGAGCTCGAAGAGCCGCTGATCATCCGGCCGACCTCCGAGACCGTGATCGGCCACATGTACAGTAAATGGGTGCAGTCGTGGCGCGACCTGCCCATCCTCATCAACCAATGGTGCAACGTGATGCGCTGGGAGAAGCGCCCGCGCCTCTTCCTCCGTACGTCGGAATTCCTCTGGCAGGAGGGGCATACTGCGCACGCGACGAAGGAAGAGGCCGTCGAAGAGACGCTCCGCATGCTCGAGGTCTACCGCCAGGTGATGACCGACGATTTAGCGCTGCCCGTAATTAAGGGCGAAAAGAGCGAGGGCGAGCGCTTCCCCGGCGCCGACAACACCTACACCTGCGAAACGATGATGAGCGATAAAAAAGCGCTTCAGGCCGGCACGAGCCACTTCCTAGGGCAGAACTTCGCGAAGGCCTTCGATATACAGTTCCAGGACAAGGACGGCTCGATGCAGTACGCCTACACGACGAGCTGGGGCGTATCGACGCGTCTCATCGGCGCGATCATCATGACGCACTCCGACAACGACGGTCTCGTGTTGCCGCCGCGCATCGCGCCGCAGAAGGCGGTCATCGTTCCGATCTCTACGAGCGGCGAGAAGCTTGAAAAAGAGATAATGCCGAAAGCTGCGGAGCTCAAAGCGTCGCTCTGCGCGTCGCTCGGCGGGCGCTTCACAACTATCGACACGAATTTCCATATGAGGCCGGGCGACAGATTCTTCTCGCATCTGCAGAAGGGCGTGCCTCTGCGCCTCGAGCTCGGAGAAAAGGAATTCGCCGCGGAAAGGCTCCGTGCTGTGCGCCGCGACACTGGCGGAAGGATAGATATAGCGTGGAGCGACGCGGCGACGGCGGTCCCGGCGCTGCTCGACGAGATACAGAAAAATCTCTGCGGCCGCGCGCTCGAATTCCGCAGGGCCAATACGCATAGGGCCGAAAGCTTTGAAGAGTTCAAGGAAATCCTCGAAAAAGAGGGCGGCTTCGTAGAGGCCTTCTTCGGCGGTTCGAAAGAGGAGGAGAGGGCGATAAAGGAAGTGACGGGCGCCACGCCGAGATGCTATCCTTTCGAGAACGAAGGCGAGCGCGGCAAATGCTTCTACACCGGCAGAGAGGGCGCGAGAAAGGCGATATTCGCTAAGGCGTATTAATAAATAGGGGAATAGAATCGATCAGGGCGGCGGGCGCGCGAAGGGTTTTAAGTGCGTACGCCGCTTTTATCCCGCGCCTTTTCGCGTTCGATAAACGTCGAAACGGCCCAGAACACAGCGCTGCGAGGCATGTGAATTTTACAGCGGCGCGTCGGCAGATGGGCGTTGTGGGAGAGGTTTTATGAAACCTTTGATAAAGTGGCCGGGCGGGAAGTCCGGCGAGATCGAAAAAGTAAAAGATTACGTTCCGAAGTTCGAAAGGTATTTCGAACCTTTTTTCGGCGGAGGCGCGATGTTCTTTTTTCTCGAGCCGCCGCGCGCGGCCGTGAACGACGCCTCTCCGCTGCTGATGGAGTATTACGGGTTGGTCAAGGCGCGCGACGCGCTGCTTCGCGAGCTGCTGCTGGGCTACGACGAAGGCTTTGTCTCGCTCTACCGCATCTGCTCAGAGCGCTATGCGGATATATACGCGCTGTACGATGAATTTTCGTCGCGGCGGTTGGACGGCGAAGCGCTGAATGCCGGGCTGCTCGCCTTCGCCTCCACCCTTTCCGAAATGCTGGCAAAGGGCGCGGCGGCAGGGCTCGTCCTCGACGAAGAAATTTTCGCGGGCTCGCTCGCGGCGTCGGCGGCCGACAAAATCAAAAGGACGGCGACGAACGACGCGAAAAAAACTTTCCCCGCCGAGGATTTGAAGGAGAATCTTCTGACCGGCTTCATGAGCGGTTTTTACCGCTACTTCCGCGGCGTCTGCAACGGGATGAAGCTCGGGAAGACACCCGTCCCGTCGGCGCAGTACAGGGCCGCGAATTTTTACTTTATCCGCGAATACTGCTACGGTTCGATGTTCCGCTACAACTCCGGCGGGGAATTCAACATCCCGTACGGCGGGATCTCGTACAACGCGAAGAATTTCAGAGCCAAGATAGATAATATGTTCAGTGAAAGGACAGCCGACGTCTTAGCCGGCGCCGATATATCGTGCTGTGATTTCGAAGATTTCCTCGACGACGCGGAGCCGTCGAAGAATGATTTCATATTCCTAGACCCTCCCTACGACACGGATTTTTCGGATTACAGCGGCAGAAAATTCGGGCGCGGCGACCAGCGGAGGCTCGCGTCGCTGCTGAAAGAGGCGCGCGCCAAAATAATGCTCGTCATCAAGAGGACCGATTTTATTCTGGATCTCTATAAAGAAGGCTTTTATATATCGTCGTTTGGCAGCCGCTACAGATATAACGTCAGGAGCAGAAACGAACGCAGCGCCGAACACCTCGTGATAACGAACTTCCCGCTTTGACCGGGCGCCGCCCTATTTTCCGACGCAGAAGGCGCTGAAGATTTTATCGAGCAGCTCCTCCCCGGCGTCGAGCCCGAGCAGAGAAGCGAGCTGGGCCGCTCCCTCTGAAACGCAGGAGAGCGCGGCGTCCTCTCCCGCCGCCGACTTAAGCGCTTCCGCCGCCGCGTCCACCGCCTCTTTCGCGCGCGCAAGGCATTCGAGCTGCCTTGCGCTGACGGAGTAGCTCTGAGATACGTCGCAGCCCGCCGCGGCCGTCTGCAATATGAGTTCCTTCAATTCGGCTATGCCGCCGCCCTCTTTTGCCGAGACGCAAAGCACCGCCGAGCCGGGAAAGTGCGCCTCCGCCTCCTCCTTCGTGATTCTCTGCGGCAGGTCGCTCTTGTTTATGACTATTATCTGAGGCTTGTCGGTCCGCGGCAAAACGGCCGCGCCCTCTTCTTCCGCGCCGTCGAGCACGCGCAGGACGATGTCTGCCTCTTCCATCGACCTCAGCGAGCGGCCGACCCCTATCGCCTCGACTTCGTCTTCCGTGTCGCGTATGCCGGCCGTGTCGATTATCCGCACCGGCAGGCCGCCGCATATGAATGTCTCTTCTATGCTGTCGCGCGTCGTGCCCGGGACGGCCGTCACGATTGCCCGCTCACGTGCGAGCAGCGCGTTCAGCAGAGAAGACTTGCCGACGTTCGGTGCGCCGATTATCGCCGCGCGAAGGCCGTCGCGCAGCAGCATCCCGCAGCGGCAGCGCGAGCAGAGCTCCGCGCACTCGCGAGAGAGCTCTTCAAGCCTCGCGGCGCTTTCCTCCTTCGCGAGGAAGCCCTCCCCCTCCTCGGGGAAGTCCAGATCGACTTCGAGCGCGGCGTAGAGCTCGGTCAACCGCGCCGTCAGCTTTTTTATCTCCGCGGTGAACTCTCCCTGCAGCGCGCGCGCAGACGCGGAAAGGGCCTCGTCGCTTTGCGCCTTTATTATGCCGGCGACGGCCTCCGCCTGCGCTAAGTCTATGCGGCCGTTTACGAAAGCGCGGCGGGTGAATTCGCCGGGCAGCGCGAGGCGCGCGCCGTTCCTGCACAGCTCCGCGACGCAGCGCTGCGCCGCGGCCAAGCCGCCGTGGCAGTGCAGCTCGGCAGCCTCCTCGCCGGTGTAGCTCTTCCCGCGTTCGAAGCGCACCGCCAGGACTTCGTCGAAGGGCTCGCCGTTCGGCGCGCGCAGCGTGCCGAGCGCCATATAGCGCGCCGGCTCCTCCGAGAGTTTTTTATGCGTTTTCGAAGTGTAAATTTTGTCCGCCGCCGCGACGCAGCCCTCGCCTGAGAGCCGGACGATCGCTATGCCCCCGTATCCCCACGCGGTGGCCGCCGCCGTGATTATCTCTTCAGACATTTGTCCCGCCTCCCGCTCCATATGAAAGTCTAACATCCGGCGTCGGCGCTGTAAATAAAAAAGGCCGGAGCTTTCGCCTCCGGCCGAATAGCGCGCAGAAATCGCAGCTTTACAGCTCTTTGATCGCCGCCGCGAGCCTCTTCGCGCCCTCGTCGATTTCGTCCGGCTGACAGAAGGTGAAGCAGGTGCGCATGTAGTCGGCGCCCTTGCCGGCTTCCGGATAGAAGGAGGGGCCGGTTACGAAGGCGACGCCCTTTTCTATCGCCTTCATGAAGAGTTTCGTTGAGTCTACGCCGGGCACCTGGAGCCAGAAGAAGAAGCCGCCGTCCGGCGTGTGATAGATCGTATTCGACGGCAGGTATTTCTTGAAGGCCTTGTCCATCGCGTCGCGCTTCTTCGCGTAGTGGGCGACGATCTTCGGCAGGAAGCCGTCTAAGTGCCCGAGGCGGCAGTACTCGTAGACGAGGGCCTGGGCCACAACGCTCGTGCAGAGGTTCGTGCCCTGCTTGATCATGACCATCTTCTGGATGATCTCGGGCGCGCCGACTATCCACGCGACGCGCGTACCGGGGGCGAGTATCTTAGAGAAGGAGCAGGCGTAGACGACGCGGCCGCCCTTGTCCATCGAGAATATCGTCGGCTTCTGCTCGCCGCTGTAGCGGAGATGTCCGTAAGGGTCGTCCTCGAAGACGATGAGGTCGTATTTTCCCGCGATCTCCAGCAGTTTCGCGCGGCGCTCCGTCGAGAGCGTGGCGCCCGACGGGTTCTGAAAGTTGACTATCGTGTAGATGAATTTGATTTTATGTCCGTTCCTGCGTCCCTCTTCGATTATTCCGGGCAGCTGGTCGACGCAGAGGCCGTCTTTGTCGCAGGGGACGGAGAGGAATCTTGCGCCGCGGTTGCGCATTGCGTGCAGCGCGCCCGGGTAGGTCGGCCCCTCGACGACGATCGTGTCGCCGTCGTTGAGCAGAACGGAGCAGAGAAGGTCCATGCCCTCCTGCGAGCCGGTGGTGATGAGCATTTCGTCCAGCTTCGTCTCGCGTCCCATGCGCGCGGCCATCCACTTCGAGATGTACTGCTTGAGCGGGTCGTAACCTTGGGTGGCGCCGTACTGCAGCACGTCCCTGCCTTCGCGCTTCAGAATCTGAGCCGCCTCGGAGAATTCGGCGACGGGAAACACCGCGGGATCCGGGTTCCCGCCGGCGAAGGAGATGACGCCGGGCGTTTTTGTGTACTTGAGAAGCGCGCGGATCGGCGACGGCTTCACATTCAGCGCTATATCCGAAAATCTTGCGTCCCAATTTACTGTGCTCATTAAAATCCCTCCAGATGAATTGCTTTAACCGTATTATACACGCTCCGCAAAAAAATATATGTACGGACCGCTGATGTTTTAATTGTCCGCAGCGCGTTAGCCCCTGTTCAAAACGCCGGAAGGTCGAAGCGCCTGTTATTCGAAAAATTTTTTTGCAAAGTCGCTGTGCGCCGCCGCGCGTCCTTCGCGCGGCAAAAATTTTTACGGCAACGTTGAAAAGATGATATTATAATCCCATATGAAAACTGTACCGACGGAAGGAAGTTTTTGCATGGCGGAGAACATCGTTATAAACAGCCAGGAGATAAGAAAGTTGCCGGCGGGAAGCGCCTACAAAGCGTTTTTTGTGATGAGCGCGGTCTCGCAGAAGAGCGATAAAAACGGGAAGCCCTATTACGACGTGAGCGTCGCGGATTCCTTCGGGAGCCTCGAAGCGAAGGTGTGGTCGGACGCGCAGTGGCTCGATAAATCCCAGGCGGCTCCGGCGAGCGACGACGACCATCTGCCGCCCGAAAAAATTTCCGCCCTCGTGGGGAAGACGATCGGCGTCAACGGGAAGGTCTCTGACTTCCGTGGGCAGCTTCAGTACAGCTTCGGCAAAATCACGCTGCTCAATCAAGAAAAATTTCCGCCTTCGGGCTATCTGCCTCACTCGCCGATTTCCATAGATGAGCTGTCGGAGCGCTTCAATGTGCTTGCGTCCGGCTGCGGCGGCGAGGCCGGCGAATTCGTCAGAAAAGTGTTCGCCGGCGAATTCCTGCATAAATTCCGCGACTGGCCGGCCGCGGTGAGCCACCACCACGCTTACGCGAACGGCTTGCTCGAACACACCCTTTCAGTCGCCGCATGCGCCAAGTCGATGGCGGAGCGGATGAGGGATTCCGGCTACGACGTCGACGTCGACATCGTCGTCGCCGGAGCGCTGCTTCACGATATAGGCAAGCTCGACTCTTACAGCATGACGACCGTGCCGAACATGACCGTCGAAGGCGCTCTGCTCGACCACGTCGCGCAAGGCTACGCGAGATTCTGCGAGCTTGCGGAGAAACACGGCCTCGGCGAAAAGACGAGGGTGCATCTCGGACATATCATACTCTCGCACCACGGCCTGCGCGAATACGGCTCGCCGGTCGTTCCCGCGACGCCGGAGGCCCTTATCGTCTCCTCGGCCGACGAGCTCGACTTCAAAATTTTCTGCTGGAACGATTCGGTGAAAAATCTGACCGACGAGCAGCCGATCTCTCCGTGGAACAGCTCGGCGCAGCGCCGCTTCTGGAAAAAATAATAAATGGGAGCGGAATTTAAGATTTCGGCCGACAACGATGGCCGCCGCGTCGACCGCCTGCTGCGCACCAAGTGGCGGGAGGTCCCGCTCGGTGTGATCATGAGGGCGATACGCACCGGCGACGTGCGGCTCGACGGCAGAAAAACGAGGCCCGACGCGCGCCTAGCAGAGGGGCAGACCCTTTACGTGCCGTGGGAGAGGCGCGAGGAGGCGTCGGCCGAAAAGCTGCGAAAAGCGCAAAAAAAATTCCCGCCGCTCGACACCCTCTATAAAGACGATTTCCTCTGGATAGTCAATAAACCGGCCGGCCTGCTCGTGCAGCCCGACGAGAAGGGGGGGGACTCCCTCGTCTCGCGCGCCTTGGCGGAGCTCGGCTGGGAGCGCTCCGACTACCGCCCCGCCGCGCTCCAGCGCCTCGACCGGAACACCAGCGGCGCCGTGATCATCGCGCTCGCAGGCGCCGCGCAGCGCCGCCTGGCGGAGCTGATAAGGAAGCGGAAAATAAAAAAGGTATACCACGCCGTCGTCGAAGGTCTGACCGAAGAGCTGGGGCGCATCGACGTTCCGTTGAAAAAGGACGCCGCGGCGAATCGCGTGAGCCCGGACAAAGAGGGGCAAGAGGCGATCACCCTTTATAGACGTCTTGCGGAGTACGAGACGAAGAGCCTCGTCGAGCTGTTGCTGGTCACGGGACGGCCTCATCAGGCGCGCGTACACCTGGCGTCGATCGGGCACCCCGTCGTCGGCGACTCGAAATACGGAAGCGGACGCGGCGCGCGGCGCCCTCTGCTTCACGCCAGAGAGTTGATTTTCCCCGACGACGCCGACCTGCCCGAGAAGCTTCGCGGGCTGAGCGTGCTCGCGCCGCTGCCTGAGGACATGAAAGAGTACGAGAGGGAGGAAAAATAATGAGATGCGATCTATGCGCCAAAAAGCCGTGCCGCGAAGGCAACGCTTGTTCGTCGTGCGACGCGGCGGCGCTCTACGCCGACGCCGAGGACCGTCGCATGATGCGCGCGGCTTCTGAGGTCGAGGCGGAATACTACGGAGAAGTCAACCGGATAGAGGAGATAATCCTTTTCTCGCAGAAAATGGGCTATAAAAAGCTTGGGCTGTCCTTCTGCTCCGGCCTGGCCGAAGAAGCGTCGAAGATAGCCCATATCCTGGAAAATTATTTTGAGATCGAATCCGTGAACTGCAAAGT of the Synergistes jonesii genome contains:
- a CDS encoding aminotransferase-like domain-containing protein, with the protein product MSTVNWDARFSDIALNVKPSPIRALLKYTKTPGVISFAGGNPDPAVFPVAEFSEAAQILKREGRDVLQYGATQGYDPLKQYISKWMAARMGRETKLDEMLITTGSQEGMDLLCSVLLNDGDTIVVEGPTYPGALHAMRNRGARFLSVPCDKDGLCVDQLPGIIEEGRRNGHKIKFIYTIVNFQNPSGATLSTERRAKLLEIAGKYDLIVFEDDPYGHLRYSGEQKPTIFSMDKGGRVVYACSFSKILAPGTRVAWIVGAPEIIQKMVMIKQGTNLCTSVVAQALVYEYCRLGHLDGFLPKIVAHYAKKRDAMDKAFKKYLPSNTIYHTPDGGFFFWLQVPGVDSTKLFMKAIEKGVAFVTGPSFYPEAGKGADYMRTCFTFCQPDEIDEGAKRLAAAIKEL
- a CDS encoding 3'-5' exoribonuclease YhaM family protein, giving the protein MAENIVINSQEIRKLPAGSAYKAFFVMSAVSQKSDKNGKPYYDVSVADSFGSLEAKVWSDAQWLDKSQAAPASDDDHLPPEKISALVGKTIGVNGKVSDFRGQLQYSFGKITLLNQEKFPPSGYLPHSPISIDELSERFNVLASGCGGEAGEFVRKVFAGEFLHKFRDWPAAVSHHHAYANGLLEHTLSVAACAKSMAERMRDSGYDVDVDIVVAGALLHDIGKLDSYSMTTVPNMTVEGALLDHVAQGYARFCELAEKHGLGEKTRVHLGHIILSHHGLREYGSPVVPATPEALIVSSADELDFKIFCWNDSVKNLTDEQPISPWNSSAQRRFWKK
- a CDS encoding RluA family pseudouridine synthase encodes the protein MGAEFKISADNDGRRVDRLLRTKWREVPLGVIMRAIRTGDVRLDGRKTRPDARLAEGQTLYVPWERREEASAEKLRKAQKKFPPLDTLYKDDFLWIVNKPAGLLVQPDEKGGDSLVSRALAELGWERSDYRPAALQRLDRNTSGAVIIALAGAAQRRLAELIRKRKIKKVYHAVVEGLTEELGRIDVPLKKDAAANRVSPDKEGQEAITLYRRLAEYETKSLVELLLVTGRPHQARVHLASIGHPVVGDSKYGSGRGARRPLLHARELIFPDDADLPEKLRGLSVLAPLPEDMKEYEREEK